In Solidesulfovibrio carbinoliphilus subsp. oakridgensis, the sequence GGCTCTCGCCGACCCTGGGGGCGGCGACCGGCGTCCTGCTCCTTCGGACCCTGCCCGTTTCCCTGGTGGCCCTGGTCGGCATCGCCTTTGTCTTTGTCCTGCTCGAACTGAAGCTTTTCCGCTCGGCCATGTCCCCGTCCTTCTCAGCGGCCATCCTGCCGATCATCACCCGCATCGACAGCTGGGCCTACCCCGTGGCCGTCTGCGTCATGACCGCGGCCATCGCCCTGGTGAGCCAGGCCGGCGACCGGAAAAAGGGCCGGCCCGGGGACGCGCCCCTGCCGCCGCCAGGCCGGCCGGCCCACGCCTCGGCCGCCGCGGAATGGCGGCATTACGGCAAGCTTCTTTTCTTCATCCTGCTTGTGGCCCTTTTTTCCACCACCTGGGGCGGGCTCTACATGATGGCCCCGCCGCTGATCGTGGCCTTTGTCGAGCTGGCCCACCCGGGAGGGGCCTTGCGCCAAAAGTCCATGCCCCGGCTGCTGTTGCTCCTGTCCGCCTGCGCCCTGGCCGGCACGGCCTGGATGGCGGTGGTGGTGCGCCTTTTTTCCGGGCCGCTGTGGCTGGCGGCCGGGCTGTCCGTGGCCACGGCCTTTGCCGTGGCCAGGCGCCTGCACCTGTCCTCGCCGCCGGCCCTGGCCCTGGCCCTTTTGCCGACCATCCTGCCGCAGGAGGTTCTTTACCTCTACCCGCTGCACATCCTGGTCGGCAGCGCCATCTTCATCGTCCTCGGCCAGGTCTGGTTCAAGCCGGCGGCAGCGGCCTGAGCCGGCCGGCGGCGCGGTGGCCTCTCTTTCCGGAGAGAACCCGCCTCCTTGACGCCATACGGCATTTTGCCGTACAAGTCAGCCCATGGAACGCCACACCCCCACCGCCCGTCTGGAAGCCCGCCTGCCGCGCGAGGTGCACGCGCTTTTAAAGCGCGCCGCCGACCTGCAAGGCCGGTCCCTGACCGATTTCGTGGTCGCGGCCGCCAGCGAGGCCGCGCGCAAGACCATCGAGGATATGGAGATCCTCCGGCTTGCGGCCGCAGACCAACGCCTTGTGGCCGAAGCCCTGCTCACCCCGCCCGAGCCCGCGCCGGCCCTGGTCCGGGCCTTTGCGCGGCACGGCCGGACGGTCGACCCGGAGTGAGACTCCGCATCCGGGCACTGGACGGCGCCCACGACCGCACCGCTTTTCAGTGCGGCGAACCGGCCCTGGACCGCTACTTGCGCGAACAAGCCGCCCAGGACTGCAGGCGGCACATCGCCAACTGTTTCGTCGCCCTGGACGGGGACGCGGTGGCCGGCTTCTATACCCTTTCAAGCGCCAGCATCCCCCTGCCCGACGTGCCGGAAGAGCTGGCCCGCCGCCTGCCCCGGTATCCGGTCCTGCCGGCCATCCGTCTCGGCCGGCTGGCCGTGGCTTCCCGGCTCCAGGGCACGGGCTGCGGCGCGCTCCTCCTGGCCGACGCCCTGAAACGCTGCCTGCGGGCCGAGGCCGCGGCCTTCGCCGTGCTGGTGGAAGCCAAGCACGAACAAGCGGCCGCCTTCTACCGCCACCACGGCTTCCTCGACCTGCCGAGCCGCCCGCTGACCCTCTTTCTGCCCCTGGCGACGATCAAAAAAGCCCTGCCCCAGGAGTGATCCCGTCACCGCCCCACGCGCTGCACCCCGAGCCCGGCCAGAATCAACCCCAACCCGGCCACCGTGGACGGCAAAATGGCCTCGCCGACCAGGAAGTGGATGAGGATCAGCGACAAAAACGGCGAGAGGAAGATGAGGTTGGCCACCCGGGCCGCGTTTTCGGCGTGGCGCAGGGCGGAAAGCCAGGTGACGAAGGCCAGGCCCATCTCGAAGACGCCGACATAGGCCGCGCCGGCCAAACCCTCCCAGGAACCCGGCCAGGGATCGGAAAAACACAGGACCGCGAGCAACGTCAGGGGCAGGCTGCACAGGAAATTGGCGAGAAGCCCCACCACCGGGTCGCGGTCGTCCCTGGCCCCGAGAATCCAGTAGAGGGCCCAGACCACCGTGGACACCAGGGCCAGGACCACGCCGGACAGGCTGGCGAACCGCAGGCCGAACACGTCGCCGTGGGTGGCGATGACCACCACCCCGGCATAGCTGACGACCAGGGCCAGCAGGTCCTTTTTTCGCAGCTTCTGGCCGAGGAGCGGCACGGCCAGAAGCGACAGGGTGATGGCCCAGGTGTAGTTGAGGGGCTGGGCCTCCTGGGCCGGGAGCAGGTCGTAGGCGGCGAAAAGGATGGTGTAGTAAAGAAAAGGATTGAGGGCCCCCAGGAGGAACGACCGCCGCCATTGGGCCCGGGTCAGCTGCCGCAGGCCGCCGAGGCGGCCCTGGAAAAAAAGCACCAGCCCCAACACCAGGCACGACGCCAGGCTGGCGTAGAAAAGAAGCTGGAGCGGCGCCAGATGGGCCAGGGACAGCTTGAAGGCCGTGGCCACCGTCGCCCACATGGCCACGGTGGCCAGCCCGTACCGCGTGGCCTTTTTCTGGTCTTTCATGCCCGATCCCCTCTGGAGAACGGTAGCCCGGCCGAAGAAAAAAACCAAGTTGCCGGCCAGCCTGTTGACAAGCCGCCAAAAGCCCGTATCTTCCCCGTTGCTTCTGTATCGGCCAAGAGGTGATGTCTTCGCGACGCGGCCCCGCTGCAAGCCTGTCGCCCTTCCTTCGGACGCTCTCCCCGCCGATGGCCACTGGCCCCGATCTTCCGATCCTGACTCGGCCCGCAGCTTCCGTTTCTCGATTTTACGATCGCCTCCGCGCGCGGTTTTGTTGCGCGGGTCACCCTTGTCAAAGGATATTCTTTTGAGCTTCGACTCTTTTTGCCTTCATGCGACCATCACCGAAAACATCAAGCGCCTCGGCTACGAAAACCCGACCCCCATCCAGGCGGAAGCCATTCCGCATGTGACCGAAGGCCGCGACCTGATGGGCCTGGCCCAGACCGGCACCGGCAAGACCGCCGCCTTCCTTTTGCCGATCATCCACCGGCTCATGACCACCAAGTCCGAAAAGCGCGGCGTGCGCGCGCTGATCCTGGCCCCCACCCGGGAGCTGGCCGAACAGATCTACCGCGCCGGCCTCGACCTCGGCCGGGGCACGCGCCTGCGGGCCGCCGTCATCTACGGCGGCGTGGGCATGTTTCCCCAGACCCGGGCCCTGCGCCAGGGCGTGGACATCATCGTGGCCTGCCCGGGACGCCTCCTTGACCACATGAACCAGGGCAACGTCCGCTTCGACGCCCTGGAGACCCTCGTCCTCGACGAGGCCGACCACATGTTCGACATGGGCTTTCTGCCGGACATCAAGCGCATCCTGTCGGCCCTGCCGAGCGAGCGCCAGACGCTTTTGTTCTCGGCCACCATGCCCCCGGCCATCAGCGGCCTGGCCCACGAGACCCTGACCGACCCGGTCACGGTCCGCATCGGCCACATGGCCCCGTTGTCCACGGTCGAACACGCCATCTACCCGATTTCCCACACCCAGAAGGCGCCGCTCCTGCTCCACCTGCTCGAAGAGGCCGGCAAGCAGTCGGTCATCGTCTTCACCCGGACCAAGCACCGGGCCAAGAACCTGGCCCTGCAGCTGTGCCGCTCCGGCCACAAGGCCACCTGCCTGCAAGGCAACCTGTCCCAGCGCCAGCGCCAGATCGCCATGGACGGCTTCCGCCGCGGCTCCTTCCAGGTGCTCGTGGCCACGGACATCGCCGCCCGGGGCATCGACGTGTCCCAGGTCGGCCACGTGGTCAACTTCGACATTCCGGACACGGCCGAGGCCTACACCCACCGCATCGGCCGCACCGGCCGGGCCGAACACGAGGGCCAGGCCCACACCTTCGTCACCGGCGAGGACATGGGCATGGTCCGGGCCATCGAGTCCCACATGAAAAAGCCCTTGCCCCGTCGCGAAGTCGAAGGCTTCGAGCCCGATCCGTCGGAATTCCGCCGCTCCTACGCCCCGGCTCCCCGCTACCCCGCCCGGGGCCGGCAGGGCGGCTACGGCGGACGTCCCCAGCAGGGCGGCTACCGGGGCCAGGGCGACCGCGCCCGCTCCTCGGATCGCCCCCAGGGCGAGCGCTCCTTCTCCGAACGTCCCCAGGGTGACCGGCCGCGCGACGACCGGGCCCGGCCCGACACCCGCACCGAACGGCCCCGCCAGGAACGGCCGCAAGCCGCCCGTTCCCACGGCAACGACGGCCGCTCCACCTTCGGCCTGTCCCGCGAGCAGGGCGACCGGCAAGGCGGCCAGCGCCCCCGCCGCCCGGCCCAGGGCAACGCCGCCTAGCCAGGCGAAACCGCCTCCCAAACAACACGCAAAGCCGCCCCGGACATGTCCGGGGCGGCTTTTTCATGGGCCCCGCCACCCGTCGCCGCCGCCATGGACATTGTCCCGGACTTGCGGCAAATCCCCTGGACCGGACGCGCCGGCCGGATTAGGAGTGGGAGGATGCACGGATCATGGCCATGAGCAGCCACAAACAATACCGCCTCGATCTCGACCGCATCGAGGCCTCGCTGCGCGAAGTCAAAAACAACTTCGAGGCCTTAAACGAAGAACTGCTCATGCGCCGCGAGCCGCTCACCGACCAGATCATCGGCAACCTGCTCGAAGGCTATGCCTACGTGGACCAGCTCCTGGAAGACCGGGTGGAAATCTTCTCCCCGTCCGGCGTGGACCACATCCTGGAACTCAACCACCTGGTCCTTTGCGGCTCGAACGCCCGGGTCCGCCTGGAATACGGCCCGCACCTGCTCGAAACCCGCCGCCGCTTCGCCGCGGGCATCGACGAGATCGCCGACTGGTACGAACGCAAGCGCCACAAGTCCGCCACCCGCCGGGCGGCCGGGGTCTACGTGCTCTCGGTCAGCCAGCCGCAACTGTTCCTCGAAGGCAACCACCGGACAGGCGCCCTGGTCGCCAGCTACATCCTGGTCCAGGAAGGCCTGCCGCCCTTTGTCCTGACGCCCAAAAACGCGGTGGCCTACTTCAACCCCTCGACGCTCATCAAATACCGGCACAAGGAAAAGTTCCTCGACCGCCAGTATTACCTGAAGAAATACCGCCGGGGACTCCAGGAATTCCTCGAGGAAACCCTCGACAAACGGTTCCGGCGCACCCTGCGCCTCGACAAGGACAAGGCCGAAGCCAAATCCCCGCCCCTGGCCCCTGCCTAGGGTCGCGTCCAGGAAAAAGCACATGCTTTTTCCTGGAGAACCATCCAAGCCAATTCCTTTTGCTTGGAAAATGCCGGCGTATTTTTCAAGGGGCGCAACCCTAGGCCGCCGGACCGGCCTTGTCGGGCACCGCCTGCGGGGCCGGCTTCTCCGACACCGCCTCGGGCGTCACGTCATGGGCCTCCATGGCCGACTTGAACTCCCGAATCGACTTGCCCAGGTCGTGGC encodes:
- a CDS encoding DUF1778 domain-containing protein, whose amino-acid sequence is MERHTPTARLEARLPREVHALLKRAADLQGRSLTDFVVAAASEAARKTIEDMEILRLAAADQRLVAEALLTPPEPAPALVRAFARHGRTVDPE
- the tatA gene encoding twin-arginine translocase TatA/TatE family subunit — protein: MFSGLLQPMHLLLILGVVLIVFGPGKLAHLGHDLGKSIREFKSAMEAHDVTPEAVSEKPAPQAVPDKAGPAA
- a CDS encoding DMT family transporter, whose amino-acid sequence is MKDQKKATRYGLATVAMWATVATAFKLSLAHLAPLQLLFYASLASCLVLGLVLFFQGRLGGLRQLTRAQWRRSFLLGALNPFLYYTILFAAYDLLPAQEAQPLNYTWAITLSLLAVPLLGQKLRKKDLLALVVSYAGVVVIATHGDVFGLRFASLSGVVLALVSTVVWALYWILGARDDRDPVVGLLANFLCSLPLTLLAVLCFSDPWPGSWEGLAGAAYVGVFEMGLAFVTWLSALRHAENAARVANLIFLSPFLSLILIHFLVGEAILPSTVAGLGLILAGLGVQRVGR
- a CDS encoding GNAT family N-acetyltransferase encodes the protein MRLRIRALDGAHDRTAFQCGEPALDRYLREQAAQDCRRHIANCFVALDGDAVAGFYTLSSASIPLPDVPEELARRLPRYPVLPAIRLGRLAVASRLQGTGCGALLLADALKRCLRAEAAAFAVLVEAKHEQAAAFYRHHGFLDLPSRPLTLFLPLATIKKALPQE
- a CDS encoding DEAD/DEAH box helicase, whose translation is MSFDSFCLHATITENIKRLGYENPTPIQAEAIPHVTEGRDLMGLAQTGTGKTAAFLLPIIHRLMTTKSEKRGVRALILAPTRELAEQIYRAGLDLGRGTRLRAAVIYGGVGMFPQTRALRQGVDIIVACPGRLLDHMNQGNVRFDALETLVLDEADHMFDMGFLPDIKRILSALPSERQTLLFSATMPPAISGLAHETLTDPVTVRIGHMAPLSTVEHAIYPISHTQKAPLLLHLLEEAGKQSVIVFTRTKHRAKNLALQLCRSGHKATCLQGNLSQRQRQIAMDGFRRGSFQVLVATDIAARGIDVSQVGHVVNFDIPDTAEAYTHRIGRTGRAEHEGQAHTFVTGEDMGMVRAIESHMKKPLPRREVEGFEPDPSEFRRSYAPAPRYPARGRQGGYGGRPQQGGYRGQGDRARSSDRPQGERSFSERPQGDRPRDDRARPDTRTERPRQERPQAARSHGNDGRSTFGLSREQGDRQGGQRPRRPAQGNAA
- a CDS encoding HPP family protein, whose amino-acid sequence is MTYSKMECLTMLLVVCMVAFGEYAGIRDTIFPEIAALAFGAWVMEERPWPGAAWTIWLSPTLGAATGVLLLRTLPVSLVALVGIAFVFVLLELKLFRSAMSPSFSAAILPIITRIDSWAYPVAVCVMTAAIALVSQAGDRKKGRPGDAPLPPPGRPAHASAAAEWRHYGKLLFFILLVALFSTTWGGLYMMAPPLIVAFVELAHPGGALRQKSMPRLLLLLSACALAGTAWMAVVVRLFSGPLWLAAGLSVATAFAVARRLHLSSPPALALALLPTILPQEVLYLYPLHILVGSAIFIVLGQVWFKPAAAA